From the Thermoanaerobaculia bacterium genome, the window CGTCAGGGCCCCCTGCTCCGCCGCGACCTTCGCGATGACCGGGGCGGCCCCCGTTCCGGTGCCGCCGCCGAGTCCCGCCGCGATGAAGACCATGTCGGAGCCGGCGAGCAGGGCGTTGAGCTTGTCCAGGTCCTCGAGCGCCGCGTTCTTGCCGATCTCCGGATCCGCGCCCGCCCCGAGCCCCTTCGTCAGCCGCGAGCCGAGCTGCACCTTGTGCGGCGCGAGAGACTTTCGCAGGGCCTGCAGGTCGGTGTTGCAGGCGATGAACTCGATCCCCCGGATCCCCGCCGAGATCATCCGGTTGACGGCGTTCGAGCCGCCGCCGCCCACCCCCAGAACGCGGATCCGGGCGGGAGCGGATTCGGTGTCCTCGAGCTCGATCGCGAGGCGCTTCTCGGATTCGTCGTCGAAGGTGATCATCGATCTTCTCCTCAGAAAAAGTCTCCAATGAATTTTTTGACGCGGGACAACGAGAAACCGCGGGTCTTGCGGTGCGACTGGGCGCGCTGGCCGTAGAGCAGGAGTCCCGTCGCGACGGCCCACTCCGGGCGCGACACGACGTCGACGAGGCCGCCGATCCCGGCGGAAGGAACGCCCCGGCGAACGGGGCCGTCGAAGACCGTCTCGGCGACCTCGAGAAGGCCCTCCATCTCGGAGCCCCCGCCGGTCAGCACGTAGCCGGATCGAAGCTCGGCATCGAGGCCGAGCCGCTTGACCTCGTCGCGGATCAGGCCCATCAGCTCCTCGGCCCGCGGCTGCAGGATGTCGGCGAGCATCGTCCGCGGGCAGAGCTTCGGCGTGCGGCCGCCCACCATCGGAACCTCGACCATCTCCTCTTCCGAGACGGACGACCGGAGGGTCGACCCCGACTTGCGCTTGATGCGCTCGGCGTCCGGGATCGGCGTCCGGAGCACGACCGCGAGGTCGTTGGTGAAATGGTCGCCGCCGACCGGGAGGACCGCCGTGTGCGCGATCGACCCTTTCTGGTAGAGCGCGACCTCGGTCGTGCCCCCGCCGATGTCCGCGAGGCAGACCCCCAGCTCCTTCTCGTCGGCGGTCAGAACGGCCTCGGCCGCCGCGAACTGCTCGAGCACGAGCTCGACGACCTCGATCCCCGACTTGTTCAGGCAGGCCGCGAGGTTCTGCGAGACCGCGACGGGGGCCGTCACGATGTGGACGTTCGCCTCGAGCCGCGCCCCCACCATGCCGAGCGGATCGGCGATGCCCTCCTGGCCGTCGACCGAGAACTCGCGCGGGATCGCGTGCACGATCTCGTGATCCTGCGGGACCTGAACGGACTTGGCGGCGTCGACGACCCGGGCGATGTCGTCGCGCGAGATCTCGCGGGCCTTCCCGGAGACGGCGACGACGCCGCGGCTGTTGAACGAGCGCACGGCCGACCCCGAGAGCCCGGCATAGGCCCGCGTGATCTGGGCCCCCGCCATGATCTCCGCCTCCTCGGCGGACCGCTTGATCGCTTCCACGGTCGAGTCGACGTTGATGATGTTGCCCTTGCGGGCGCCGC encodes:
- the ftsA gene encoding cell division protein FtsA; this translates as MAKPENFLVSCDIGSSKVCVLIGEPNARGGLDILGKGSTAHRGARKGNIINVDSTVEAIKRSAEEAEIMAGAQITRAYAGLSGSAVRSFNSRGVVAVSGKAREISRDDIARVVDAAKSVQVPQDHEIVHAIPREFSVDGQEGIADPLGMVGARLEANVHIVTAPVAVSQNLAACLNKSGIEVVELVLEQFAAAEAVLTADEKELGVCLADIGGGTTEVALYQKGSIAHTAVLPVGGDHFTNDLAVVLRTPIPDAERIKRKSGSTLRSSVSEEEMVEVPMVGGRTPKLCPRTMLADILQPRAEELMGLIRDEVKRLGLDAELRSGYVLTGGGSEMEGLLEVAETVFDGPVRRGVPSAGIGGLVDVVSRPEWAVATGLLLYGQRAQSHRKTRGFSLSRVKKFIGDFF